One Loxodonta africana isolate mLoxAfr1 chromosome 4, mLoxAfr1.hap2, whole genome shotgun sequence genomic region harbors:
- the DCN gene encoding decorin has translation MKATIVFLLLAQVSWAGPFQQRGLFDFMLEDEASGIGPDESFPELPELEPLGPVCPFRCQCHLRVVQCSDLGLDKVPKDLPPDTTLLDLQNNKITEIKDGDFKNLKNLHALILVNNNINKISPGAFAPLVKLERLYLSKNKLKELPEKMPKTLQELRVHENEITKVRKTVFNGLNQMIVVELGTNPLKSSGIENGAFQGMKKLSYIRIADTNITTIPPGLPASLTELHLDGNKIAKVDAASLKGLDNLAKLGLSFNSISAVDNGSLANTPHLRELHLDNNKLIKVPGGLAEHKYIQVVYLHNNNITAIGSNDFCPPGYNTKKASYTGVSLFSNPVQYWEIQPSTFRCVYVRSAIQLGNYK, from the exons ATGAAGGCAACTATCGTCTTTCTCCTGCTTGCACAAGTTTCCTGGGCAGGACCCTTTCAACAGAGAGGCTTATTTGACTTTATGCTAGAAGATGAAGCTTCTGGGATAGGCCCAGATGAGAGCTTTCCTGAGCTTCCCGAACTGGAGCCCCTGGGGCCAGTGTGCCCCTTCCGCTGCCAATGCCATCTTCGAGTTGTCCAGTGTTCTGATTTGG GCCTGGACAAAGTGCCAAAGGATCTTCCCCCTGACACAACGCTGCTGGACCTGCAAAACAACAAGATAACCGAAATCAAAGATGGTGACTTTAAGAACCTGAAGAACCTTCAC GCATTGATCCTTGTCAACAACAATATTAACAAAATCAGCCCTGGAGCCTTTGCACCTTTAGTGAAATTGGAACGACTTTATCTGTCCAAGAACAAGCTCAAGGAATTGCCAGAAAAAATGCCTAAAACTCTTCAGGAGCTGCGTGTCCATGAGAATGAAATCACCAAAGTTCGAAAAACTGTGTTCAATGGATTGAACCAGATGATCGTCGTAG AACTGGGCACCAACCCACTGAAGAGCTCAGGAATTGAAAATGGAGCCTTCCAAGGAATGAAGAAGCTCTCCTATATCCGCATTGCTGACACCAATATAACCACCATCCCTCCAG GTCTTCCTGCTTCTCTTACTGAATTACATCTCGATGGTAACAAAATCGCCAAAGTTGATGCAGCTAGCCTGAAAGGACTGGATAATTTGGCTAA ATTGGGACTGAGTTTCAACAGCATCTCTGCTGTGGACAATGGCTCTCTGGCCAACACACCTCATTTGAGGGAGCTTCACTTGGACAACAACAAGCTTATCAAAGTGCCTGGTGGGCTCGCAGAACATAAGTATATCCAG GTTGTCTACCTTCATAACAACAATATCACTGCAATTGGATCTAATGACTTCTGCCCACCTGGATACAACACCAAAAAGGCTTCTTACACGGGTGTGAGTCTTTTTAGCAACCCGGTCCAGTACTGGGAGATCCAGCCATCCACTTTCCGATGTGTCTATGTGCGCTCTGCCATTCAGCTCGGAAACTACAAGTAA